The Thermus filiformis genome contains a region encoding:
- the glnA gene encoding type I glutamate--ammonia ligase produces the protein MGYTKAEILKELKAANVKFLRLQITDILGVVKNVEVPESQFEKALDGEIMFDGSSIEGFTRIEESDMLLRPDYDTFVVLPDLVEDPTRGRVARLICDVAYPDGRPFEGDPRYVLKRQVERLKKLGFDDMYAGPEPEFFLFLRTPEGLPTVETHDKAGYFDLAPLDKGEEARRDMVNALVAMGFEIEASHHEVAPGQHEIDFKYAEAVKTADSIATFKWVVKRVALNHGLHATFLPKPIAGINGSGMHTHLSLFKGGQNAFFDPQAPYQLSQTALHFIAGLLEHADGMVAITNPLVNSYKRLTPGYEAPTNIAWSASNRSAMIRIPARRGVGTRAELRMPDPSANPYLALAVMLAAGLDGIEKGLLPPPPIQRNIYQMSVRERRKHKIRELPGTLREALEALRKDRVIQEALGEHVYTHFVQAKQMEWDEYRVTVHQWELDRYLATY, from the coding sequence ATGGGATACACGAAGGCCGAGATTTTAAAGGAGCTCAAGGCGGCGAACGTCAAGTTTTTGCGCCTCCAGATCACCGACATCCTGGGCGTGGTGAAGAACGTGGAGGTCCCCGAGTCCCAGTTTGAGAAGGCCCTGGACGGGGAGATCATGTTTGACGGCTCCTCCATCGAGGGCTTCACCCGCATAGAGGAGTCGGACATGCTCCTCCGGCCCGACTACGACACCTTCGTCGTCCTGCCCGACCTGGTGGAGGACCCCACGCGAGGCCGGGTGGCCCGGCTTATCTGCGACGTGGCCTACCCCGACGGCCGGCCCTTTGAGGGGGACCCCCGCTACGTCCTAAAGCGCCAGGTGGAGCGGCTCAAGAAGCTGGGGTTTGACGACATGTACGCGGGCCCCGAGCCGGAGTTCTTCCTCTTCCTGAGGACCCCCGAGGGCCTGCCCACCGTGGAAACCCACGACAAGGCCGGCTACTTTGACCTCGCCCCCCTGGACAAGGGGGAGGAGGCCCGCCGCGACATGGTGAACGCCCTGGTGGCCATGGGGTTTGAGATCGAGGCCTCCCACCACGAGGTGGCCCCGGGCCAGCACGAGATAGACTTCAAGTACGCGGAGGCGGTCAAGACCGCGGACAGCATCGCCACCTTCAAGTGGGTGGTGAAGCGGGTGGCCCTGAACCACGGCCTCCACGCCACCTTCCTCCCCAAGCCCATCGCCGGCATCAACGGGAGCGGGATGCACACCCACCTCTCCCTCTTCAAGGGCGGCCAGAACGCCTTCTTTGACCCCCAGGCCCCCTACCAGCTCTCCCAGACCGCCCTCCACTTCATCGCCGGGCTTCTGGAGCACGCGGACGGGATGGTGGCCATCACCAACCCCCTGGTGAACTCCTACAAGCGCCTCACCCCCGGGTACGAGGCCCCCACCAACATCGCCTGGAGCGCCTCCAACCGCTCCGCCATGATCCGCATCCCCGCCCGCCGGGGCGTGGGCACCCGGGCCGAGCTCCGCATGCCCGACCCCTCCGCCAACCCCTACCTGGCCCTGGCGGTGATGCTGGCCGCCGGCCTGGACGGGATTGAGAAGGGCCTTCTCCCACCCCCGCCCATCCAGCGCAACATCTACCAGATGAGCGTGCGGGAGCGGCGCAAGCACAAGATCCGGGAACTCCCGGGGACCCTGAGGGAGGCCCTCGAGGCCCTGCGCAAGGACAGGGTGATCCAGGAGGCCCTGGGCGAGCACGTCTACACCCACTTCGTCCAGGCCAAGCAGATGGAGTGGGACGAGTACCGGGTCACGGTCCACCAGTGGGAGCTGGACCGGTACCTGGCCACCTACTAA
- a CDS encoding sulfite oxidase: MQKPLDRRTLLKLMGAVGAAAVFRPGLAQAQTPTADQVVAGKDPRLLVLSSRPVVLETPLELLGRLPTPKEFLFVRSNVDYPGGNTTAPLPVQNWQVRLEGLVQTPLTLSLEELKSLPQVEVEMVHQCSGNGRSFFQPRPSGNPWQHGGMGQVRWKGVPLKLLLERAGVRPEARYVTGVAAVEGDMRPFEKSVPLADVLETAVLAVEMNGEPVPAIHGGPVRLVLPGYFGVNNVKWLVAVRLEEKESTNPFQAPSYRIPFRASQTLPIQPGSTYDFTYENSRPNWRQNVKSVVLAPASGAQVRGFVRVEGLAWNDGLAPLAAVEVSWDGGRTWRQAELEKPASPYAYWRFRAVLALPRGEHTLLVRATDELGRSQPLNGNIYWNPRGYEWNGVDRVKVTVV, from the coding sequence ATGCAAAAACCTTTGGACCGCAGGACGCTTCTCAAGCTGATGGGCGCCGTGGGCGCGGCGGCGGTCTTCCGGCCGGGGCTGGCCCAGGCCCAGACCCCCACCGCAGACCAGGTGGTGGCGGGGAAGGACCCCCGGCTCCTCGTCCTCTCCAGCCGCCCGGTGGTTCTGGAAACCCCCCTGGAGCTCCTGGGGCGCCTCCCCACCCCCAAGGAGTTCCTCTTCGTCCGGAGCAACGTGGACTACCCCGGCGGCAACACCACCGCCCCCCTCCCCGTCCAGAACTGGCAGGTGCGGCTCGAGGGCCTGGTGCAAACCCCCCTCACCCTCTCCCTGGAGGAGCTCAAATCCCTCCCCCAGGTGGAGGTGGAGATGGTCCACCAGTGCTCGGGCAACGGCCGCTCCTTCTTCCAGCCCCGGCCCTCGGGGAACCCCTGGCAGCACGGGGGGATGGGCCAGGTGCGCTGGAAGGGGGTTCCCCTCAAGCTCCTCCTGGAGAGGGCGGGCGTCCGGCCTGAGGCCCGCTACGTGACCGGGGTGGCGGCGGTGGAGGGGGACATGCGTCCTTTTGAGAAGAGCGTGCCCCTGGCAGACGTACTGGAGACCGCCGTCCTGGCCGTGGAGATGAACGGGGAACCCGTCCCCGCCATCCACGGGGGGCCCGTGCGCCTGGTCCTGCCCGGCTACTTCGGGGTGAACAACGTGAAGTGGCTGGTGGCGGTGCGGCTAGAGGAGAAGGAGTCCACCAACCCCTTCCAGGCGCCCAGCTACCGCATACCCTTCCGGGCCAGCCAAACCCTCCCCATCCAGCCCGGGAGCACGTACGACTTCACCTACGAGAACTCCCGGCCCAACTGGCGGCAGAACGTCAAATCCGTGGTCCTCGCCCCCGCAAGCGGGGCCCAGGTGCGGGGATTCGTACGGGTGGAGGGCCTGGCCTGGAACGACGGCCTCGCCCCCCTGGCGGCGGTGGAGGTCTCCTGGGACGGGGGCCGGACCTGGCGGCAGGCAGAGCTGGAGAAACCCGCAAGTCCCTACGCCTACTGGCGTTTCCGGGCCGTCCTCGCCCTCCCCCGGGGGGAGCACACCCTCCTGGTCCGGGCCACGGACGAGCTGGGCCGGTCCCAGCCCCTGAACGGCAACATCTACTGGAACCCCCGGGGCTACGAGTGGAACGGGGTGGACCGGGTGAAGGTGACGGTGGTCTGA
- a CDS encoding MOSC domain-containing protein, producing the protein MKGRVLSLHLGLGEGLPKPRVEALELVAGFGARGDRHAGRDPDRAVLVAGLPAYEKARRAGIALPFGALGENLLLDLDPHELPPGARLRVGEALLELAQVCTVCKSLSQFDLRLPKLLYGGRGVYARVVEGGWVRVGDPVLVLTPAR; encoded by the coding sequence GTGAAAGGGCGCGTCCTCTCCCTGCACCTGGGCCTGGGCGAGGGGCTTCCCAAGCCCCGGGTGGAGGCTTTGGAGCTGGTGGCCGGCTTCGGAGCCCGGGGGGACCGGCACGCGGGGCGGGACCCGGACCGGGCGGTCCTGGTGGCCGGCCTTCCCGCCTACGAGAAGGCCCGGCGGGCGGGGATCGCCCTCCCCTTCGGGGCTCTGGGGGAGAACCTCCTTTTGGACCTGGACCCGCACGAGCTTCCCCCGGGGGCCCGGCTTAGGGTGGGGGAGGCGCTATTGGAGCTCGCCCAGGTCTGCACCGTCTGCAAGAGCCTCTCCCAGTTTGACCTCCGCCTGCCCAAGCTCCTCTATGGGGGCCGGGGGGTCTACGCCCGGGTGGTGGAGGGGGGCTGGGTGCGGGTGGGGGACCCGGTCCTCGTCCTCACCCCGGCCCGCTAA
- a CDS encoding c-type cytochrome, whose protein sequence is MTRSTPTLLWPLLLGLLALWGFLLTRAQQDPLPPGPGKELVLAHCQACHGLELVARERLSRERWHEVLRLMRSFGLQITPEEEAAILDYLALYLGPNPPPEPAPQALAPRTGKEVYANCQGCHGPQGEGNPPAFPPLKGHVESLLRAEGGRTYLLLAVLYGLQGPIQVGGQAYNGVMPGFAWLSDEDLALLLNHLAAWGAPQGFRPYTPEEVAEARKTPLAPEEVLRRRQALRLP, encoded by the coding sequence ATGACGCGAAGCACGCCCACTCTCCTTTGGCCCCTTCTCCTGGGCCTCCTGGCCCTTTGGGGGTTCCTCCTCACCCGGGCCCAGCAGGACCCCCTGCCCCCGGGACCCGGCAAGGAGCTGGTCCTGGCCCACTGCCAGGCCTGCCACGGCCTCGAGCTGGTCGCCCGGGAGCGGCTGAGCCGGGAGCGCTGGCACGAGGTCCTTCGCCTGATGCGTTCCTTCGGCCTTCAGATCACCCCTGAGGAAGAGGCGGCCATCCTGGACTACCTCGCCCTCTACCTGGGCCCCAATCCCCCTCCCGAGCCCGCCCCCCAGGCCCTGGCTCCGAGGACGGGGAAGGAGGTCTACGCCAACTGCCAGGGCTGCCACGGCCCCCAAGGGGAGGGAAACCCCCCCGCCTTCCCCCCGCTTAAGGGGCATGTGGAAAGCCTCCTCCGGGCGGAAGGCGGGCGGACCTACCTCCTCCTCGCCGTCCTCTACGGCCTCCAGGGGCCCATCCAGGTGGGGGGGCAGGCGTACAACGGGGTCATGCCGGGCTTCGCCTGGCTTTCCGACGAGGACCTGGCCCTCCTCCTCAACCACCTGGCCGCCTGGGGCGCCCCCCAGGGCTTCCGACCCTACACCCCGGAAGAGGTGGCGGAGGCCCGGAAGACCCCCCTCGCCCCGGAGGAGGTCCTGAGGAGGAGGCAAGCCCTGAGGTTGCCGTGA
- a CDS encoding bifunctional metallophosphatase/5'-nucleotidase: MKRREVLKAGLAASLGLAGFSRAQGAFTLTLVHTNDTHAHLEPMELTLSGKKTPVGGVAQRIALFDRLRVRAKNPLFLDAGDVFQGTLYFNQYRGLADRYFMHRALYRVMALGNHEFDLGPAPLAEFLKGARFKVVSANTDVSREPALKGLVAPYAVLWVGGERVGVVGLTTPDTKEIANPGPTVAFLDPYESAQKAVYELLARGVNKILVLSHLGYGEDLKLARRLVGAQVIVGGHSHTLLGSFPHKELSPLGPYPTVVKNPEGKDVLVVQAWEWGKVVGVLEVQFGPTGELLAYKGDALLMTPEVAPEDALAKEALKAFALPVQALFQQVIARAKVDLVGERAIVRRRESNLGNLIADGMVWKTRGAGVQIALQNGGGIRASIPAGPITVGKVYEVLPFGNTLVVMDLKGREILAALENGVSQWEAQAGRFLQVSGLRYAFDLARPAGSRVVRVEVKTEKGFVPLDLEATYRVVVNNFIAAGGDGFEVLKNAQGYRVDTGFSDAESFMDYLKALGEVEAGLEGRIEVLNEPKTERPAYWAYRVPGPVGV, encoded by the coding sequence TTGAAGCGTCGGGAGGTTTTAAAGGCGGGTTTGGCGGCAAGCCTGGGGCTTGCGGGGTTTTCCCGGGCGCAGGGGGCCTTTACCCTGACCCTGGTCCACACCAACGACACCCACGCCCACCTCGAGCCCATGGAGCTCACCCTTTCGGGCAAGAAGACCCCGGTGGGCGGGGTGGCCCAGCGCATCGCCCTCTTTGACCGGCTCCGGGTCCGGGCCAAGAACCCCCTCTTCCTGGACGCGGGGGACGTCTTCCAGGGCACCTTGTACTTCAACCAGTACCGGGGCCTGGCGGACCGCTACTTCATGCACCGGGCCCTTTACCGGGTGATGGCCCTGGGCAACCACGAGTTTGACCTGGGGCCCGCTCCCTTGGCGGAGTTTCTCAAGGGGGCCCGCTTCAAGGTGGTCTCGGCCAACACCGACGTCTCCCGCGAGCCTGCCTTGAAGGGCCTGGTGGCCCCCTACGCGGTCCTCTGGGTGGGGGGCGAGCGGGTGGGCGTGGTGGGCCTCACCACCCCGGACACCAAGGAGATCGCCAACCCCGGCCCCACAGTGGCCTTCCTGGACCCATACGAGAGCGCCCAGAAGGCGGTGTACGAGCTCCTCGCCCGGGGGGTGAACAAGATCCTCGTCCTCTCCCACCTGGGCTACGGAGAGGACCTGAAGCTGGCCCGGAGGCTCGTGGGGGCGCAGGTGATCGTGGGCGGCCACTCCCACACCCTCCTCGGGAGCTTCCCCCACAAGGAGCTCTCTCCTCTGGGCCCCTACCCCACGGTGGTGAAGAACCCCGAGGGGAAGGACGTCTTGGTGGTCCAGGCCTGGGAGTGGGGGAAGGTGGTGGGGGTGCTGGAGGTCCAGTTCGGCCCCACGGGGGAGCTCCTCGCCTACAAGGGGGACGCCCTCCTCATGACCCCTGAGGTGGCCCCCGAGGACGCCCTGGCCAAGGAGGCCCTGAAGGCCTTCGCCCTGCCCGTCCAGGCCCTCTTCCAGCAGGTGATCGCCCGGGCTAAGGTGGACCTGGTGGGAGAGAGGGCCATTGTGCGCAGGCGGGAGAGCAACCTGGGCAACCTCATCGCCGACGGGATGGTCTGGAAGACCCGGGGGGCGGGGGTCCAGATCGCCCTGCAAAACGGCGGCGGCATCCGGGCCAGCATCCCCGCCGGCCCCATCACCGTGGGGAAGGTTTACGAGGTCCTGCCCTTTGGGAACACCCTGGTGGTCATGGACCTCAAGGGGCGGGAGATCCTGGCCGCTTTGGAGAACGGGGTTTCCCAGTGGGAGGCCCAGGCGGGCCGGTTCCTGCAGGTCTCGGGCCTCCGCTACGCCTTTGACCTGGCCCGTCCGGCGGGGAGCCGGGTGGTGCGGGTGGAGGTGAAGACGGAGAAGGGGTTTGTGCCCTTGGACCTCGAGGCCACCTACCGGGTGGTGGTGAACAACTTCATCGCCGCGGGCGGGGACGGGTTTGAGGTGCTGAAGAACGCCCAGGGCTACCGGGTGGACACCGGCTTCTCCGACGCGGAGAGCTTCATGGACTACCTCAAGGCCCTGGGGGAGGTGGAGGCCGGGCTCGAGGGCCGGATAGAGGTCCTGAACGAGCCCAAGACGGAGCGCCCCGCCTACTGGGCCTACCGAGTGCCGGGGCCCGTGGGGGTGTAG